A genomic region of Cryptosporangium phraense contains the following coding sequences:
- a CDS encoding ABC transporter ATP-binding protein produces MTNAVTATELTKTYGTGDTRVSALRGVSLAVPSGQFLAIMGPSGSGKSTLLHCLAGLDRATSGQVRINDEELGGLRDGRLTRLRRDAVGFVFQSFNLLPTLSAAENILLPLRLAGRRPDREWLDRVIDLLGLADRMHHRPNQLSGGQQQRVAVARALITRPAVVFADEPTGNLDSRSGAEVLSLLRASVRELGQTVVMVTHDPKAASYADQVVFLADGVIVDRLTHPTPETVLERVGSLEMRAA; encoded by the coding sequence ATGACAAACGCGGTCACAGCAACCGAGCTCACCAAGACCTACGGCACCGGCGATACCCGGGTCAGCGCGCTCCGCGGAGTCTCGCTGGCCGTGCCCAGCGGACAGTTCCTCGCGATCATGGGCCCGTCGGGCTCCGGCAAGTCCACGCTCCTGCACTGCCTGGCCGGCCTCGACCGGGCGACCAGCGGCCAGGTCCGGATCAACGACGAGGAACTCGGCGGCCTCCGGGACGGGCGCCTGACCCGCCTGCGCCGGGACGCGGTCGGCTTCGTGTTCCAGAGCTTCAACCTCCTCCCCACGCTGTCCGCGGCCGAGAACATCCTGCTGCCGCTGCGGCTCGCCGGGAGGCGTCCGGATCGCGAGTGGCTGGACCGGGTGATCGACCTGCTGGGCCTGGCCGACCGGATGCACCACCGGCCGAACCAGCTGTCCGGAGGACAGCAGCAGCGGGTCGCGGTCGCACGCGCGCTCATCACCCGGCCGGCCGTGGTGTTCGCGGACGAGCCGACCGGGAACCTGGACTCGCGCTCCGGGGCGGAGGTCCTCAGCCTGCTGCGGGCCAGCGTCCGGGAGCTCGGCCAGACCGTCGTGATGGTGACCCACGACCCGAAGGCGGCCAGCTACGCCGACCAGGTCGTGTTCCTGGCCGACGGCGTGATCGTCGACCGGCTGACCCACCCGACCCCGGAGACCGTTCTCGAGCGCGTCGGCTCTCTCGAGATGCGGGCCGCCTGA